The DNA window GGTGGATCCGTTACGGCCGGCATGGCGATTTACGATACGATGCAATATGTTAAATCCGATGTTTCCACTATCTGCGTCGGCATGGCCGCTTCAATGGGCGCGACTTTACTGGCATCAGGAGCCAAGGGAAAAAGATTTGCCTTGCCCAATTCGGAAATTATGATTCACCAGATTATGGGCGGAGCCGAAGGCCAGGCCACGGATATTAAAATCCGGGCCGAGCATATTTTAAAAATCAGGGATAAGATGAATAAAATCCTGGCTTTCCATACCGGGCAAAAAATTACGACGATTGAAAAAGATACTGACCGCGACCGTTTTATGGACGCGGAAGAAGCGAAAAAATACGGAATCATTGATAAAATAATTACGAAATAATTTTTTATTTCTTTATCAGGAGCTTAACTCCGAAGCTTCGGAGTTAAGCTCCTTTTAGTTTAATCTCGCTGTTTACGAGCAAGTTTAGGGACTTAGTCGCCACGGAGGCGACTAAGTCCCCATATTTCAGAATGTGATAATCCTTTCTCTCTTATTCAACCTCGGTTTTTCAAGCTCTTTACAAACCTTAAATCTTATGCTAAGATAATTTTACAAACTTAAATTATTAATGAATCATTGTTGTTAGGAAAAAGGAACAATTTTAAAAAATTTTTTCCAATAATCACCGGACAAACTCAATAAATTTGTGAAAATAACTAATTACTCTAGAATATTCTCTGGAACAAAAATCAAAAAATCGTTTGTCGGCCTTAAAGATTTAAGGCTTATTGGGTTGCGAAAAAATAGTTAAATAGGGCCTCCTAACAACAGAATTAAATTCTATGGAATATGTAATTTACCTTATTCTGGCTGTGGGCGGTTTTTTTATTGGCTATTGGCTAAGGAAAAAGCAAGCTTTAGGCCAGATTAACAGCGCCGAGGCCAAGGCGGAAAAAATTCTTAACGAAACCAAGACCAAGCAAAAAGAGTTATTACTCGTTGCCCAGGATAAAGCTTTAAAAATCATTGAGGAGTCTAAAAAAGAAGAAAACCAGCGCCGGCGGGAAATAAACGACCTGCAGACCAGGTTAGAAAAAAGAGAAACGGCTTTTTCCCAAAAGTTGCTTGAATTGCAGGAAAAGCAGCAGCAGCTTTATGACAAAGTTAATAAAGTTGAAGAGGTAAAAGAAAAAATAAAGCAGATTAGGGAAGAGCAGATGGCGAAATTGGAAAAAATCGCCAAAATGACAAAGGATGAAGCCAAAGAAGTCCTCTTAAAAAACGTGGAGGAAAAAATAAAAGAAGATTTGCTCGTCCGCATTAATAAACTAGAAAGAGAAGCAAGCGAAACCATAGACGAAAAAGCTAAAGACTTAATGACCGGAGCTATGCAGCGCTTAGTTTCCTCTTACACTCCGGAAATAACCACGACTACCGTTGACCTGCCAAGCGACGAAATGAAGGGCCGGATTATTGGTCGGGAAGGCCGCAATATTAAAGCTATTGAGCAGATAACCGGCGTGGAGATTATTGTTGATGACACACCTAACGCTATCACGATTTCCGGCTTCTCACCCATCAGGCGCCATATCGCCAAACGGGCTTTGGATTATTTAATAAAAGACGGACGGATCCACCCGACTAAGATTGAAGAAGCGATTGAAGAAGCCAAAAAAGAACTGGCTTTGGATATTAAAAAGGCCGGGGAAGAAGCTTTATATGAAATCGGCGTGGCCGGACTTGACCCGAAATTAGTCCAGATTATCGGCCGCTTAAAATACCGCTCAAGCTACGGGCAAAACGCCCTTAGCCATTCTATTGAAGTAGCCCATCTTTCCGCCCTCTTAGCCGAAGAATTAAAAGCCGACGTGACTCTAGCTAAAAAGGCCGGGTTATTGCATGATATCGGCAAAGCGGTTGACCATGAGGTGCAAGGCACCCATCCGGAAATCGGCCGCGATATTGCGAAAAAATTTAATCTCCCCCAGGAAGTTATTGACCCGATTGAAACTCATCACGACGACCATCCGCGCGGGCTTACTGCCGTAATCGTTAAAGTAGCCGACGCGATTTCCGCGGCCAGACCGGGCGCCCGCTATGATACTTATGAACGTTATATCCAGCGTTTAGAAGAACTGGAAAAAATCGCGACTTCCTTCCCAGGCGTGGAAAAATCTTACGCTATCCAGGCCGGACGGGAAGTAAGAGTTTTTGTCATGCCGGAAGAAATTGATGACCTGGCGGCTCATGATTTAGCCCGCGACGTGGCAAAAAAAATTGAAGCCGAATTAAAATATCCGGGAGAAATAAAGGTTAATGTCATCAGAGAAATGCGGGTAACGGAATACGCCCGATAGTTAAAAGTT is part of the Patescibacteria group bacterium genome and encodes:
- the rny gene encoding ribonuclease Y — translated: MEYVIYLILAVGGFFIGYWLRKKQALGQINSAEAKAEKILNETKTKQKELLLVAQDKALKIIEESKKEENQRRREINDLQTRLEKRETAFSQKLLELQEKQQQLYDKVNKVEEVKEKIKQIREEQMAKLEKIAKMTKDEAKEVLLKNVEEKIKEDLLVRINKLEREASETIDEKAKDLMTGAMQRLVSSYTPEITTTTVDLPSDEMKGRIIGREGRNIKAIEQITGVEIIVDDTPNAITISGFSPIRRHIAKRALDYLIKDGRIHPTKIEEAIEEAKKELALDIKKAGEEALYEIGVAGLDPKLVQIIGRLKYRSSYGQNALSHSIEVAHLSALLAEELKADVTLAKKAGLLHDIGKAVDHEVQGTHPEIGRDIAKKFNLPQEVIDPIETHHDDHPRGLTAVIVKVADAISAARPGARYDTYERYIQRLEELEKIATSFPGVEKSYAIQAGREVRVFVMPEEIDDLAAHDLARDVAKKIEAELKYPGEIKVNVIREMRVTEYAR
- the clpP gene encoding ATP-dependent Clp endopeptidase proteolytic subunit ClpP, giving the protein MPLIPTVIEKDGHVERAYDIYSRLLKDRIIFLGEPITDHVANIIIAQFLFLDAESKDRDIKFYINSPGGSVTAGMAIYDTMQYVKSDVSTICVGMAASMGATLLASGAKGKRFALPNSEIMIHQIMGGAEGQATDIKIRAEHILKIRDKMNKILAFHTGQKITTIEKDTDRDRFMDAEEAKKYGIIDKIITK